AACCTAATACCACTGGTGTAATTACACCAAGTGAAAGTCTCCACCAAACCCCTAGACGAATATCTGATACTGAATTGGCATGACTTTGTAAATTCTTTAACTCTCTTGCAAGCCAAGCAACAGCTATTACTTCAAATAATCCAGCTAAAGCAACACCAAAGTTGTTTATGAAATAATCAGCTGAATCTAGGAAGTATAAGCCACCTTGTGTTGCAAAAATAATTGAAATGATAGCTGATAATCCTCCACCAATTAATACAGCTACTGGACGTGATACTTTGAACTTATCTTGAACACCAGCAACATACGTTTCCACGATAGAAATTAAGGATGATAATCCAGCTAAGACTAATGAACCGAAGAACAACACTCCAAATAGCGCGTTAAGTGCTGGAAATTCATTAATAATTGCAGGGAAAACTACGAATGCTAAACCAACTCCACCTGCTACAACATCACTGACTGAAGAACCTTGTGAAGCTGCCATGAAACCTAGAGCACTGAATACACCGATACCAGCTAATAACTCAAAAGAGGAGTTACTAAATCCAGTAATAAATGCATTGTTTGTAATATCAGATTTCTTTGGAAGATAACTTGAATAAGTAACCATGATTGCAAAAGCAATTGACAAACTAAAGAAGATTTGTCCGTACGCTGCTACCCATACTTTACCGTCTGAAATGACACTCCAATCAGGTTTAAAGAAAGCATTTAAACCATCAATAGCACCATCTAATGTTATAGCACGAACTACAATAATTAAGAATAATACAACAAGTGTCGGTATAAAAATCTTGTTTGCAAACTCAATTCCTTTTTTAACTCCAGCGAATAATACTCCTAGTGTAACAACCCACACAATAATTAGTGGAATGAATACACCTGGAACAATACTTCCGAAGTCTCCTGGAGTTTCAGCGAGTTTCAAATAATCAGCATATAAAAATCCTTCTGTGTCGCTACCCCAACCTAGATCAAATGCAAATTTAGTATAGCTCATTGCCCAGGCAATGATAACTGAATAATACGTTGAAATGACAAAGGCTATTGCAACCTGCCACCAACCAAGCCATTCTGAGCCTTTACTTACTTTTGCATATGATAGAGGGGCTGAGCCACGAT
This genomic stretch from Cytobacillus sp. IB215665 harbors:
- a CDS encoding sodium-dependent transporter is translated as MDNRPQWGTRAGFILAAVGSAIGLGNIWRFPATAYENGGGAFFLPYLFALITAGIPLLVMEFTIGHKYRGSAPLSYAKVSKGSEWLGWWQVAIAFVISTYYSVIIAWAMSYTKFAFDLGWGSDTEGFLYADYLKLAETPGDFGSIVPGVFIPLIIVWVVTLGVLFAGVKKGIEFANKIFIPTLVVLFLIIVVRAITLDGAIDGLNAFFKPDWSVISDGKVWVAAYGQIFFSLSIAFAIMVTYSSYLPKKSDITNNAFITGFSNSSFELLAGIGVFSALGFMAASQGSSVSDVVAGGVGLAFVVFPAIINEFPALNALFGVLFFGSLVLAGLSSLISIVETYVAGVQDKFKVSRPVAVLIGGGLSAIISIIFATQGGLYFLDSADYFINNFGVALAGLFEVIAVAWLARELKNLQSHANSVSDIRLGVWWRLSLGVITPVVLGYMMFDNLRTNLTTEYGGYPREFLFNWGWTVAIGAILIGVLLTLKKFDSQTLSMKKDKEVSG